From uncultured Roseateles sp., the proteins below share one genomic window:
- a CDS encoding response regulator, which translates to MLLTVMPAAYYLEGVRTGNSQSAMVSAAALLGSLLLAALLASKLTAPLRRLSHASAALAGGDLSQRVPGSRLQELSELSQAFNEMADQLARRTERLQLADAELRRHRDDLESLVAERTAELSVAVAQAEAATEAKSEFLANMSHEIRTPMNAIFGMTELALRSAPTPRQQDYLLKTRMAAETLLSLIDDVLDFSKIEAGRLEFDLQEFVLQEVLDRVTTLVGLKAQQKGLDFLLNTAADVPPRLIGDPHRLAQVLVNLCNNAVKFTEQGEIVVVTIKQIAAGAGRCTLRFSVRDTGIGIDEAQQQRLFKPFSQADASITRRYGGTGLGLAISKQLVALMEGEIGVRSEPGKGSEFFFSARFQTPDGVGAAEPAALPALGSLRVLAVDDSANAREIFLKLLGGLGLRCTVVDSAAAALDELERAAAAGKAFDVVLMDWKMPGCDGFEAARRVRERPALAATRIVLVTAYGDEALAQRARQQGLDGCLHKPVLGPSLQAALAEVMGLAAPAQAASAQPLAEVTSLLQGRQVLLIEDNELNQLVASELLVMVAGMRVTVANNGQEALELLRRQHFDAVLTDLQMPVMDGFALTQAIRRDPALSELPVIAMSAHALARDRERGLALGMNDYITKPFKPDQLFAALARWMPAAGTPAPAAPQPTAAPLVRFELGLLRCMGREPLYQQLQRVYLETHGSDADKMQQALDAGDDRALASLAHNAISTAGSLGADDLAALARQLQLAVDAGQREAWPALVAQFARLHGQAVDEVRAYLGRVPGLA; encoded by the coding sequence GTGCTGCTGACGGTGATGCCGGCGGCCTACTACCTGGAAGGCGTGCGCACCGGCAACAGCCAGTCGGCGATGGTCTCGGCCGCGGCCCTGCTGGGATCGCTGCTGCTGGCGGCCCTGCTGGCCTCCAAGCTCACCGCACCGCTGCGGCGTCTCTCGCACGCCTCGGCCGCGCTGGCCGGGGGCGACCTGAGCCAGCGCGTCCCGGGCAGCCGGCTGCAGGAGCTGAGCGAGCTGTCGCAGGCTTTCAACGAGATGGCCGATCAGCTGGCGCGCCGCACCGAACGGCTGCAGCTGGCCGATGCCGAGCTGCGCCGTCACCGCGACGACCTCGAGTCCCTGGTGGCCGAGCGCACGGCCGAGCTGTCGGTGGCCGTGGCCCAGGCCGAGGCGGCGACCGAGGCCAAGAGCGAGTTCCTGGCCAATATGAGCCACGAGATCCGCACGCCGATGAACGCCATTTTCGGCATGACCGAACTGGCCCTGCGCAGCGCCCCGACACCCCGCCAGCAGGACTATCTGCTGAAGACGCGCATGGCCGCCGAGACGCTGCTGAGCCTGATCGACGACGTGCTCGATTTCTCCAAGATCGAGGCCGGGCGGCTGGAGTTCGACCTGCAGGAGTTTGTGCTGCAGGAGGTGCTGGACAGGGTCACCACCCTGGTCGGCCTGAAGGCTCAGCAAAAAGGCCTGGACTTCCTGCTCAACACCGCCGCCGACGTGCCGCCGCGGCTGATCGGCGATCCTCACCGCCTGGCCCAGGTGCTGGTCAATCTGTGCAACAACGCGGTCAAGTTCACCGAGCAGGGCGAAATCGTCGTCGTCACCATCAAGCAGATCGCCGCCGGAGCGGGCCGCTGCACGCTGCGCTTCTCGGTGCGCGACACCGGCATCGGCATTGACGAGGCACAGCAGCAGCGCCTGTTCAAGCCCTTCAGCCAGGCCGACGCCTCGATCACGCGCCGATACGGTGGCACCGGCCTGGGCCTGGCCATCAGCAAACAGCTGGTGGCCCTGATGGAGGGCGAGATCGGTGTGCGCAGCGAGCCCGGCAAGGGCAGCGAGTTTTTCTTCTCGGCGCGCTTCCAGACGCCCGATGGCGTGGGCGCAGCCGAGCCTGCGGCGCTGCCGGCACTGGGCAGTCTGCGCGTGCTGGCGGTGGACGACAGTGCCAACGCGCGCGAGATCTTTCTCAAGCTGCTCGGCGGCCTGGGCCTGCGCTGCACCGTGGTCGATTCGGCCGCTGCTGCGCTGGACGAGCTGGAGCGGGCCGCAGCCGCCGGCAAGGCCTTTGACGTGGTGCTGATGGACTGGAAGATGCCCGGCTGCGACGGCTTCGAGGCCGCCCGCCGGGTACGCGAGCGCCCCGCCCTGGCCGCCACCAGGATCGTGCTGGTGACGGCCTACGGCGATGAGGCCCTGGCCCAGCGCGCCCGTCAGCAGGGACTGGACGGCTGCCTGCACAAACCGGTGCTGGGCCCCAGCCTGCAGGCCGCGCTGGCCGAGGTGATGGGCCTGGCCGCCCCGGCGCAGGCGGCCTCGGCCCAGCCTCTGGCCGAGGTCACGTCGCTGCTGCAGGGTCGCCAGGTGCTGCTGATCGAGGACAACGAGCTCAACCAGCTGGTCGCCAGCGAGCTGCTGGTGATGGTGGCCGGCATGCGCGTGACCGTGGCCAACAACGGCCAGGAGGCGCTGGAACTGCTGCGGCGGCAGCACTTCGACGCCGTGCTGACCGATCTGCAGATGCCGGTGATGGACGGCTTCGCCCTGACCCAGGCGATACGCCGCGACCCGGCCCTGAGCGAGCTGCCGGTGATCGCGATGAGCGCCCATGCCCTGGCGCGCGACCGCGAGCGCGGCCTGGCCCTGGGCATGAACGACTACATCACCAAGCCCTTCAAGCCCGACCAGCTGTTCGCCGCCCTGGCCCGCTGGATGCCTGCGGCCGGCACGCCCGCACCGGCCGCACCGCAGCCCACCGCCGCGCCGCTGGTGCGGTTCGAGCTGGGCCTGCTGCGCTGCATGGGCCGCGAGCCGCTGTACCAGCAGCTGCAGAGGGTCTATCTCGAGACGCATGGCAGCGACGCCGACAAGATGCAGCAGGCGCTGGACGCCGGCGACGACCGTGCCTTGGCCAGCCTGGCCCACAACGCCATCTCCACCGCCGGCTCGCTCGGGGCCGACGACCTGGCGGCTCTGGCCCGGCAACTTCAGCTGGCCGTCGATGCCGGCCAGCGGGAGGCCTGGCCGGCCCTGGTGGCACAGTTCGCCCGCCTGCACGGCCAGGCCGTCGACGAGGTGCGCGCCTACCTGGGGCGTGTGCCGGGCCTGGC